The following are from one region of the Bacteroidota bacterium genome:
- the narI gene encoding respiratory nitrate reductase subunit gamma, producing MSNFFFVGLPYASILIMIIGTIYRYQSLEFEYSSLSSQFLEGRTLYKGVRPFHWGLMFLFFGHLIGFLFPETVLAWNGQYLRLLIIEIAAFGFALSALWGLIILIIRRLQTKRIQIVTSKMDVVVYIVLFVQIVTGLIVAYFHRWGTSWFASTMTPYLKSLFILSPDTAALEAMPIFIQIHAISAFTILAIIPFTRFVHFLVYPFRYFFRSYQRVIWNWDKNKIRNSREIHVGKRPKNN from the coding sequence ATGAGTAACTTCTTCTTTGTAGGGCTGCCATACGCCTCAATATTAATTATGATTATTGGTACAATTTACAGGTATCAATCATTAGAGTTTGAATACTCTTCATTGTCATCGCAGTTTCTTGAAGGGAGAACCCTTTATAAAGGAGTACGTCCTTTTCATTGGGGTTTGATGTTTTTATTTTTTGGACATCTTATTGGTTTTCTTTTCCCAGAAACAGTATTGGCATGGAACGGACAATATTTACGACTTTTGATAATTGAAATTGCTGCATTTGGGTTTGCACTTTCAGCCTTATGGGGATTAATTATTTTAATTATTAGAAGGTTACAAACAAAAAGAATTCAAATTGTAACTTCAAAAATGGATGTAGTTGTTTATATTGTATTATTTGTTCAGATTGTTACAGGACTAATTGTTGCATATTTCCATCGTTGGGGTACTTCGTGGTTTGCATCTACAATGACACCTTATTTAAAATCTCTGTTTATATTATCGCCTGATACTGCGGCTCTTGAAGCAATGCCAATTTTTATTCAGATTCATGCAATTTCAGCATTTACAATTTTAGCAATAATTCCTTTTACCAGATTTGTTCACTTTTTAGTATATCCATTTAGGTATTTCTTCAGAAGCTATCAAAGAGTAATTTGGAACTGGGATAAAAATAAAATCAGGAATTCACGAGAAATACATGTTGGAAAACGGCCTAAAAATAATTAG
- a CDS encoding NarK/NasA family nitrate transporter, producing the protein MSNINITDWNVEDANFWNSTGKKIATRNLWISIPSLLVGFAVWLMWGIIGVQMINLGFIFDPDPATNKSMMLTLAAIAGLTGATLRIPSTFFIRLAGGRNTIFFTTALLLIPAIGTAIALQDSSTPLWQFQFLAFLSGFGGGNFASSMSNISFFYPKRVQGTSLGLNAGLGNFGVTTMQILIPLAMTVPLLGSLSGVELELSGPSGTIFKRIAAGSTTWIANAGWVWVLWLVPLAFFGWFGMNNIKTEAVTPNLKNPLISFGRISWLLFLGFLTAGLGLFFILPPPIGLDPGDNAFVSNVLKNKWVILPIIIGLTVFLLKLASPGEIKSNLKRQYAIFDNKHTWVMTIIYTMTFGSFIGFSAAVPLSIKFIFGYIHTLGPDGQWMHDVSNPDGPSAFMFAWAGPFIGALIRPVGGKLSDKFGGALITQIVSIIMVLAALGVAYYMAQAYHSETPQDFFMPFFILLIILFAATGIGNGSTFRTIAMVFNKEQAGPVLGWTSAVAAYGAFIIPKVLGEQMKLTTPEYALYGFAAFYAICAVLNWWYYLGPKADIKNP; encoded by the coding sequence ATGTCGAATATTAATATTACTGATTGGAATGTTGAAGATGCAAATTTCTGGAATTCAACAGGAAAAAAAATTGCTACTCGAAACCTGTGGATTTCTATTCCAAGTCTGTTGGTTGGGTTCGCAGTCTGGCTGATGTGGGGAATTATCGGAGTTCAGATGATTAACTTAGGTTTTATATTTGATCCCGATCCTGCAACAAACAAAAGTATGATGCTTACGCTTGCAGCAATTGCCGGCTTAACTGGAGCAACACTGAGAATTCCAAGTACCTTTTTTATTAGATTGGCAGGCGGAAGAAATACAATCTTTTTTACTACTGCCCTACTTTTGATTCCAGCTATCGGCACTGCAATAGCATTACAAGACAGTTCAACACCCTTATGGCAATTTCAATTTCTTGCCTTTCTTTCTGGTTTTGGTGGTGGAAATTTCGCCTCTTCCATGAGTAATATTAGTTTCTTTTATCCTAAAAGAGTACAAGGAACATCTTTAGGGCTTAATGCCGGATTAGGAAATTTCGGTGTTACAACTATGCAAATACTTATACCTCTTGCGATGACAGTTCCATTGCTTGGTTCTTTGAGCGGAGTAGAATTAGAACTTTCTGGACCATCGGGTACAATTTTTAAGAGAATTGCCGCCGGATCGACTACATGGATTGCAAATGCCGGATGGGTCTGGGTTTTATGGTTAGTGCCGCTTGCATTTTTTGGTTGGTTTGGTATGAACAATATAAAAACAGAAGCAGTTACACCCAACTTAAAAAATCCACTTATTTCATTTGGACGAATTTCATGGTTACTTTTTCTCGGATTTTTAACTGCCGGATTAGGCTTATTTTTCATCCTACCGCCACCAATTGGTTTAGACCCGGGAGATAATGCATTTGTGAGTAATGTATTGAAAAACAAGTGGGTAATTCTTCCAATAATAATTGGCTTAACAGTTTTTCTTCTAAAACTTGCATCTCCTGGAGAAATAAAATCAAATTTAAAAAGACAATACGCAATATTTGATAACAAACATACTTGGGTAATGACAATCATTTATACCATGACATTTGGTTCGTTTATTGGATTTTCTGCAGCAGTTCCACTATCAATCAAATTCATTTTTGGATATATTCATACTCTTGGACCTGATGGGCAATGGATGCACGATGTATCAAATCCGGATGGACCGAGTGCATTTATGTTTGCTTGGGCTGGTCCGTTTATTGGAGCCTTAATTCGTCCGGTTGGGGGAAAATTGTCAGATAAATTTGGTGGTGCTTTAATCACTCAGATAGTATCAATTATAATGGTACTTGCAGCACTTGGTGTTGCATATTATATGGCTCAGGCATATCACTCTGAAACACCGCAAGACTTTTTTATGCCATTTTTTATTCTCCTTATAATTCTTTTTGCAGCTACAGGAATTGGCAATGGCTCAACATTCCGAACTATTGCAATGGTATTTAACAAAGAACAAGCTGGTCCTGTTTTAGGATGGACTTCAGCAGTTGCTGCGTATGGAGCATTCATTATTCCAAAAGTTCTTGGGGAGCAAATGAAACTGACTACTCCTGAATATGCTCTATATGGATTTGCGGCTTTCTACGCCATTTGTGCTGTATTAAATTGGTGGTACTATCTTGGCCCTAAAGCTGATATAAAAAATCCATAG
- a CDS encoding zinc-ribbon domain-containing protein, translated as MFANINCNKISYSIDKDNNISDRSDIEQIELCKNCNNRLDEGFVFCPYCGIQ; from the coding sequence ATTTTTGCCAATATAAATTGTAACAAAATAAGCTATAGCATTGATAAGGACAACAATATTTCTGATAGATCGGATATTGAACAAATTGAACTTTGCAAAAATTGCAACAATCGACTTGATGAAGGATTTGTATTTTGTCCATACTGTGGAATTCAATAG
- a CDS encoding nitrate reductase subunit alpha, with protein sequence MSWIQDLIRPDLRKWEEFYRNRWQHDKVVRSTHGVNCTGGCSWNIHVKDGIVVWETQAIDYPELESSLPPYEPRGCQRGISFSWYLYSPIRVKYPLMRGALLDLFKAEKEKTGDAVKAWENIQNDPEKRKRYQKARGKGGFRRVSWDEALELMAASNISTVKRYGPDRITGFSPIPAMSMLSYAAGSRFLQLMGGINLSFYDWYCDLPNSFPEIWGEQTDVGESADWYNSKFIVAMGANLGMTRTPDVHFFSEARHNGTKTVVMSPDFNMVAKYSDQWIPIHAGQDGAYWMAVTHVILKEYHVDKKTPYFIDYTKKYTDSPFLVELVEENGKFVPAKMLRANQIEKYKNIENGDWKFLNIDSATGNFVCPGGSSGHRWDSKPGKWNMKFEDAEDGTSYDPILSLIENNDEVLQVEFTEFGLGVKEERGVPVKFVDTIRGKVPVTTVYDLIMGQYGIDRGLAGSYPESYDDKNTAYTPAWQEIFTGIGRNTILQFAREWARTAEATNGKCMIIIGAGINHWYHNNLIYRAGTMALMLTGSIGVNGGGMNHYVGQEKLAPMDSWSAIMSAKDWQSAVRLQQAPIWHYINSNQWRYDGNQADYNTVPENDFSKQHTADHIVKAVRNGWMPFYPQYTKNSLDIITDAEKSGAKNDDDIKKYVVEKLKSKELIHAVAKPDNEKSFPRVWYIWRGNAINSSSKGHEFFLKHYLGTHNNTIADEVADKFVKDIEWTDDNPEGKMDLVVDLNFRMDTSALYSDIVLPAASWYEKADLNSTDMHSFIHPLSAAINPVWEAKSDWQIFKEIARATSELAKEHIPSPVKDLVNVPILHDTPGEISQTEIKDWSKGECEPIPGKTMHNLAIVERDYTKIYEKYISLGRNIKNGLGAHGNPYQCGDYYDMMLKEPDHIQKIDGEIYPSLKDDVEAVEAVLHLSSLTNGVLSDRAYENAEKRTGLKLRDLGEGSKDVKLTYKNLQAQPKRYNNSPLWSGLMNDGRAYSAYTYNIERLVPWRTLTGRQHFYLDHEGYIKFGEHLPTYKPSPKPEVYGELRQTVVEDKARVLNVLTPHGKWHIHSTYGDTLRMLSLSRGTEPCWLSEIDAEEMGIKDNDYVEVHNDNGVYCTRACVSARIPKGVCIVYHSPERTYQLAKSQVRGNRRGGGHNSLTRVHLKPNLLLGGYGQFTYHFNYWGPVGVNRDTHVVVQKMEKVVIEDH encoded by the coding sequence ATGAGTTGGATACAAGATTTAATTAGACCGGATTTAAGAAAATGGGAAGAATTTTACAGAAACAGATGGCAACACGATAAAGTTGTTCGTAGTACACACGGAGTAAACTGTACCGGCGGATGTAGTTGGAATATTCATGTAAAAGATGGAATAGTTGTATGGGAAACACAAGCCATAGATTATCCAGAATTAGAAAGTTCATTACCTCCTTATGAACCAAGAGGTTGCCAGCGTGGAATTTCATTTTCTTGGTACTTATACAGTCCAATTCGTGTAAAATATCCATTGATGCGTGGAGCTCTTCTTGATTTATTTAAAGCAGAAAAAGAAAAAACAGGCGATGCCGTAAAAGCATGGGAAAATATTCAAAACGATCCTGAAAAAAGAAAAAGATATCAAAAAGCAAGAGGTAAAGGAGGATTCCGAAGAGTATCATGGGATGAAGCACTTGAATTGATGGCAGCTTCTAATATATCTACAGTAAAAAGATATGGACCTGATAGAATTACTGGTTTTTCTCCAATTCCTGCAATGTCAATGCTAAGCTATGCTGCAGGTTCGCGATTTTTACAACTTATGGGTGGAATAAATCTCAGTTTTTATGATTGGTATTGTGATCTTCCAAACTCATTTCCAGAAATTTGGGGAGAACAAACAGATGTTGGAGAAAGTGCAGACTGGTATAATTCAAAATTCATTGTAGCGATGGGTGCCAATCTTGGAATGACTAGAACACCTGATGTACACTTCTTTTCTGAAGCCCGACACAATGGAACAAAAACAGTTGTAATGTCTCCGGACTTTAATATGGTGGCAAAATATTCCGATCAATGGATTCCAATTCATGCCGGTCAAGATGGTGCATACTGGATGGCTGTTACCCATGTAATTCTCAAAGAATACCATGTTGATAAAAAAACTCCTTATTTTATTGATTATACAAAAAAATATACTGATAGTCCGTTTCTTGTTGAATTAGTTGAAGAAAATGGCAAATTTGTTCCTGCTAAAATGTTGCGGGCTAACCAGATAGAAAAATACAAAAATATTGAGAATGGCGATTGGAAATTCCTAAACATTGATTCTGCAACAGGAAATTTTGTTTGCCCCGGAGGAAGTTCTGGGCACAGGTGGGATAGCAAGCCTGGCAAATGGAATATGAAATTTGAAGACGCAGAAGATGGTACTTCATACGATCCAATTCTATCTTTGATTGAAAACAACGACGAAGTATTGCAAGTTGAATTTACCGAATTTGGACTTGGTGTAAAAGAAGAACGAGGAGTACCAGTAAAATTTGTAGATACGATAAGAGGAAAAGTACCTGTTACTACTGTTTATGATTTGATAATGGGACAATACGGAATTGACAGAGGTCTTGCAGGGAGTTACCCAGAATCTTATGATGATAAAAATACTGCATATACACCGGCATGGCAAGAAATATTTACAGGAATTGGAAGAAATACTATTCTTCAGTTTGCACGTGAATGGGCAAGAACTGCTGAAGCTACTAACGGTAAGTGTATGATTATAATTGGTGCTGGTATTAATCACTGGTATCACAATAATTTGATATACCGAGCAGGGACTATGGCACTTATGCTAACAGGAAGTATTGGAGTAAACGGAGGAGGAATGAATCATTATGTGGGACAAGAAAAACTTGCCCCGATGGATTCATGGTCAGCAATTATGTCCGCAAAAGATTGGCAATCTGCAGTAAGACTTCAACAAGCTCCTATTTGGCACTATATTAATTCAAACCAATGGAGATATGACGGAAATCAAGCTGACTATAATACTGTTCCGGAAAACGATTTTTCGAAACAACATACAGCTGATCATATTGTTAAAGCTGTGAGAAACGGATGGATGCCATTTTATCCTCAATATACAAAAAATAGTCTTGATATTATTACCGATGCCGAAAAATCGGGTGCAAAAAACGACGATGATATTAAAAAATATGTTGTTGAAAAACTAAAAAGCAAAGAATTAATCCATGCTGTTGCTAAACCGGATAATGAAAAAAGTTTTCCGCGAGTGTGGTATATTTGGAGAGGAAATGCAATAAACTCAAGTTCAAAAGGACATGAATTCTTTTTAAAACATTATCTTGGAACACATAACAATACTATAGCAGACGAGGTTGCAGATAAATTCGTAAAAGATATAGAATGGACAGATGACAATCCTGAAGGAAAAATGGATTTAGTTGTAGATTTAAACTTCAGAATGGATACTTCGGCACTTTATTCAGATATCGTACTCCCAGCAGCCTCGTGGTACGAAAAGGCCGATTTGAATAGTACAGATATGCACTCATTTATTCATCCATTATCTGCAGCTATCAATCCGGTTTGGGAAGCAAAAAGCGATTGGCAAATTTTTAAAGAAATTGCACGTGCTACAAGTGAATTAGCAAAAGAGCATATTCCTTCACCGGTAAAAGATCTTGTAAATGTGCCAATTTTACACGACACTCCCGGCGAAATTTCTCAAACAGAAATAAAAGATTGGAGCAAGGGTGAATGTGAACCTATACCAGGCAAAACAATGCACAATCTTGCTATTGTAGAAAGAGATTATACAAAAATTTATGAGAAATATATCAGTCTTGGCAGAAATATAAAAAATGGTTTAGGAGCACATGGTAATCCCTATCAATGTGGAGATTATTATGATATGATGCTCAAAGAACCAGACCATATTCAAAAAATTGATGGAGAAATTTATCCTTCTCTAAAAGACGATGTAGAAGCAGTTGAGGCAGTACTTCACCTTTCTTCACTTACAAATGGTGTTTTAAGCGATAGGGCATACGAAAATGCAGAGAAACGCACAGGGTTGAAACTTAGAGATTTAGGTGAAGGTAGCAAAGATGTAAAATTGACATACAAAAACCTGCAAGCACAACCTAAACGATACAATAACTCACCATTATGGTCCGGATTAATGAATGACGGAAGAGCTTATTCAGCTTATACTTACAATATTGAACGTTTAGTTCCATGGAGAACTTTAACAGGTCGTCAGCATTTTTATTTAGATCATGAAGGTTATATTAAATTCGGAGAACATTTGCCAACATATAAACCCTCACCAAAACCTGAGGTTTATGGAGAATTACGGCAAACCGTAGTTGAAGATAAGGCGAGAGTTCTAAATGTACTTACACCTCACGGTAAATGGCATATTCACTCAACATACGGAGATACATTACGAATGCTATCCTTGTCGAGAGGTACAGAACCATGTTGGTTGAGTGAAATTGATGCTGAAGAAATGGGAATTAAAGATAACGATTATGTTGAAGTTCACAATGATAATGGAGTGTATTGCACAAGAGCTTGCGTAAGTGCACGAATTCCAAAAGGTGTTTGCATAGTTTATCATTCACCGGAACGTACTTATCAACTTGCAAAATCGCAAGTCAGGGGAAACCGCCGTGGTGGTGGACATAATAGTTTAACACGAGTTCACTTGAAACCAAATTTACTTCTTGGAGGCTACGGTCAATTTACTTATCATTTTAATTATTGGGGACCGGTTGGTGTAAATCGGGATACTCATGTTGTTGTTCAAAAAATGGAAAAAGTTGTTATTGAAGACCATTAA
- the narH gene encoding nitrate reductase subunit beta encodes MDVRSQISMVFHMDKCIGCHTCSIACKNIWTDRKGAEYMWWNNVETKPGTGYPMKWEDQEIYKGGWKKKGESVDLIGAGKVKGMNKIFHNPNLPVLDDYYEPWTYKYSNLFEAPEGDDQPVARTVSLVTGDPIDVKAGPNWDDDLSGSIDYARQDTNLQDLTEEEKKTMFQLERMVMFYLPRICNHCLNPACVASCPSGAIYKRGEDGIVLINQKRCRAWRMCVTACPYKKSYYNWNTGKSEKCILCFPRVETGQAPACMHTCVGRIRYLGVMLYDADRIEEIASCENKDLVEKQLDIYLDPFDPTVIAAAKKNGIADSTIDAAQNSPVYKFVKKWGIALPLHPEYRTLPNLFYVPPLLPTMASTKGNTYDSTTDSLWGKAEDTRPPLKYLASLFTAGDTEKIKEVLRKLQAVRIHRRDVTVGDIDKNEAVEALRASNIDTEMADAIFRLTSLAKFEQRFIIPEAHREEAMELIEDTGDVKGNTGFGFLNKPERGL; translated from the coding sequence ATGGACGTAAGATCACAAATATCAATGGTATTCCATATGGATAAGTGCATTGGTTGTCATACTTGTTCAATTGCATGTAAAAATATTTGGACTGATAGAAAAGGAGCTGAATATATGTGGTGGAATAATGTTGAAACAAAACCGGGAACAGGTTATCCTATGAAGTGGGAGGATCAGGAAATCTACAAAGGTGGTTGGAAGAAAAAAGGCGAATCGGTCGATTTAATTGGTGCAGGTAAAGTAAAGGGAATGAATAAAATTTTTCATAATCCTAATCTCCCAGTTCTGGATGATTATTATGAACCATGGACCTATAAATATTCAAATCTTTTTGAGGCACCTGAAGGTGATGACCAACCTGTGGCACGGACAGTTTCATTAGTTACCGGCGACCCTATTGACGTAAAAGCAGGTCCAAATTGGGATGATGATCTCAGTGGTTCGATTGACTATGCCCGACAAGACACAAACCTACAGGATTTGACCGAAGAAGAAAAAAAGACAATGTTCCAATTAGAAAGGATGGTAATGTTTTATCTGCCAAGGATATGCAACCATTGCCTTAATCCTGCTTGTGTAGCATCTTGCCCTTCCGGAGCAATTTACAAAAGAGGTGAAGACGGAATTGTTCTTATAAATCAAAAACGTTGTCGTGCGTGGAGAATGTGCGTAACAGCTTGTCCTTATAAAAAAAGTTATTATAATTGGAATACTGGAAAATCAGAAAAATGTATTCTTTGTTTTCCTAGAGTCGAAACCGGGCAAGCACCAGCTTGTATGCACACATGTGTTGGTAGAATTCGTTATCTTGGAGTTATGCTTTATGATGCTGACAGAATAGAAGAAATTGCTTCATGTGAAAATAAAGATTTAGTTGAAAAACAATTAGATATTTATTTAGATCCATTTGATCCAACAGTAATAGCTGCTGCAAAAAAGAATGGTATTGCTGATTCAACAATTGATGCAGCTCAGAATTCGCCTGTTTATAAGTTTGTGAAAAAATGGGGAATTGCACTACCTCTGCACCCTGAATACCGAACATTACCAAATTTATTTTATGTACCCCCACTATTGCCAACAATGGCAAGTACAAAGGGTAATACATATGATAGTACAACTGATTCTCTTTGGGGAAAAGCTGAAGATACAAGACCTCCTCTAAAATATTTGGCGAGCCTGTTTACTGCCGGTGATACCGAAAAAATAAAAGAAGTATTAAGAAAATTGCAAGCAGTAAGAATTCATCGTAGAGATGTAACAGTTGGAGATATTGACAAAAATGAAGCTGTAGAAGCTCTAAGAGCTTCAAATATTGATACCGAAATGGCCGATGCAATTTTTAGGTTGACTTCATTAGCAAAATTTGAACAACGGTTTATTATACCGGAAGCACACCGTGAAGAAGCAATGGAACTAATTGAAGATACTGGCGATGTTAAAGGTAATACCGGTTTTGGCTTTTTAAATAAACCAGAGCGAGGATTATAA
- a CDS encoding cytochrome c, whose product MKYIASFIASFLFLAATTYAQDGAALYKKHCQACHTIGGGIKVGPDLSGVTSKRDFDWIVKFIKSSKDLIASGDADAVAIFEEFKKKPMPSHSNSVAEIQAMLDYIASGGASENSSSEEGSGKESLIFKPDAEKGRQMFTGELALINGGPSCLSCHNIRHNEVSFGGLMAMDLSTSYVEGVVASMETSMPAMINSYSNSPLTVEEHANLELFLKTTKEEQLYHSPGQFKGMFFLFGAIFFVVILAVINLFWKNTKKAGVRDEIFSRQIRSS is encoded by the coding sequence ATGAAATACATAGCTTCATTTATTGCATCATTTTTGTTCTTAGCAGCTACTACATATGCTCAAGACGGTGCTGCACTTTACAAAAAGCATTGCCAAGCTTGTCATACGATAGGCGGAGGAATCAAAGTTGGACCAGATTTATCTGGTGTTACTTCAAAAAGAGATTTCGACTGGATAGTTAAATTTATCAAATCTTCAAAAGATTTAATTGCTTCGGGAGATGCTGATGCTGTTGCAATTTTTGAAGAATTTAAGAAAAAACCGATGCCATCACATTCAAATTCTGTAGCAGAAATTCAAGCAATGCTTGATTATATTGCAAGCGGAGGAGCTTCTGAAAATAGTAGTAGTGAAGAAGGTTCAGGAAAAGAATCGTTGATATTTAAACCTGATGCTGAAAAGGGAAGGCAAATGTTCACAGGCGAATTGGCATTAATTAATGGAGGTCCTAGTTGTCTCTCATGTCATAACATACGTCATAATGAAGTGTCTTTTGGAGGACTTATGGCAATGGATTTATCAACATCCTATGTTGAAGGAGTTGTTGCATCAATGGAAACAAGCATGCCGGCTATGATAAATTCATATAGTAATTCACCTCTTACAGTTGAAGAGCATGCAAATCTTGAATTATTTCTTAAAACAACAAAAGAAGAGCAATTATACCATTCTCCCGGGCAGTTCAAAGGAATGTTCTTCCTATTTGGAGCAATTTTCTTTGTAGTAATTCTTGCAGTTATTAATCTGTTTTGGAAAAACACAAAAAAAGCTGGAGTGAGAGACGAAATATTTAGTCGTCAAATAAGAAGTTCATAA
- a CDS encoding MFS transporter, whose translation MSKIAPSLINFKDPSIRTLHLTWIAFFLTFVVWFNMAGVLSKMIEQFEWLSKSNVKALLVTNVALTIPARIIVGGLIDKYGPRRIFAGLMVIMIIPGLTFAFGNNFTQLVLSRLALGAIGAGFVIGIKMTANWFTPKYIGRAEGFYAGWGNFGSAAAAAMVPFVAVNMLGGDWRWSLAITSIIAAIYGVIYFFIVNDYPEGIKPSIKKKSGGAMPVSSYFDLVQYIVWELPLYGALGLVVYVLHKQMIYAEHMISWAQVWIAWIILGAVYLADVVRIVRTNLPRLKVGVPEKDKFPFGSVGALNTTYFANFGAELAIVSMLPMFFYEVFSNLLYEDGSRIMTLTMAGAVAGSFAFMNLVARPLGGLISDKMGKRKNTMLLYMAGISIGFFLMAIISKYGPIGAEGEVTLLPQFNTIGWLIVSVAITMFASFFVQGAEGATFAMIPSIKKEMTGRIAGMAGAFGNVGAVTYLFLYNFMDDKSFLYMLSAGALISLIYCFIMLKEPKNAFVDSFD comes from the coding sequence ATGAGCAAAATAGCACCATCATTAATTAATTTTAAAGATCCGAGTATAAGAACTTTACATCTTACTTGGATAGCATTCTTTCTCACATTTGTTGTATGGTTCAATATGGCCGGTGTTCTTTCAAAAATGATAGAACAGTTTGAATGGCTTTCGAAATCGAACGTTAAAGCATTATTGGTAACAAACGTGGCTTTAACAATACCTGCACGAATTATTGTAGGAGGTTTGATTGACAAGTATGGACCAAGACGAATATTTGCAGGTCTAATGGTAATCATGATAATCCCGGGTTTAACATTTGCTTTTGGGAATAACTTTACACAATTAGTTTTATCAAGATTAGCTCTTGGTGCCATTGGTGCCGGTTTTGTTATTGGTATCAAAATGACAGCAAACTGGTTTACACCTAAATATATTGGTCGAGCCGAAGGTTTTTATGCCGGCTGGGGAAACTTTGGATCTGCAGCTGCAGCTGCAATGGTTCCTTTTGTAGCTGTGAATATGTTAGGGGGCGACTGGCGTTGGTCTCTTGCAATTACAAGCATAATAGCTGCAATATACGGTGTAATATATTTCTTCATTGTTAATGATTATCCTGAAGGAATAAAACCTTCCATCAAGAAGAAAAGTGGAGGTGCAATGCCCGTTTCATCCTATTTTGATTTAGTGCAATATATCGTTTGGGAATTACCATTATATGGTGCTCTTGGGCTGGTTGTGTATGTTTTACATAAGCAAATGATTTATGCCGAACATATGATAAGTTGGGCTCAAGTTTGGATAGCCTGGATAATACTTGGAGCAGTATATCTTGCCGATGTTGTAAGAATTGTAAGAACCAATCTTCCTCGCTTAAAAGTTGGAGTACCGGAAAAAGACAAATTCCCGTTTGGAAGTGTTGGGGCACTGAATACTACATATTTTGCAAACTTTGGTGCCGAACTGGCTATCGTTTCAATGCTTCCAATGTTCTTTTATGAAGTTTTCAGCAATTTACTATATGAAGATGGATCTCGTATTATGACCTTAACAATGGCAGGAGCAGTTGCAGGTTCATTTGCTTTTATGAATTTAGTTGCTCGTCCATTAGGAGGTTTAATTTCCGATAAAATGGGAAAACGTAAGAATACAATGTTGCTTTACATGGCAGGGATTTCAATTGGATTTTTTCTTATGGCGATTATTTCAAAATATGGACCAATAGGTGCAGAGGGTGAAGTTACACTACTTCCACAATTTAACACGATTGGTTGGTTGATTGTTTCTGTAGCAATTACAATGTTTGCTTCTTTCTTTGTTCAAGGTGCTGAAGGTGCAACTTTCGCAATGATTCCGTCCATAAAAAAAGAAATGACAGGAAGAATTGCCGGTATGGCAGGAGCTTTTGGTAATGTTGGGGCTGTAACATATTTGTTTTTATACAATTTTATGGATGATAAATCTTTCTTATATATGCTTTCTGCCGGTGCTTTGATTAGCCTCATATATTGTTTTATAATGCTAAAAGAACCCAAAAATGCATTTGTAGATAGTTTTGATTAG